The genomic interval AGAAatcgatttgaaaaaaaaaattgttgtcaGATCTTTCCTCAACTAAGCAATATGAAAGGGATTGAATTGAAGGTTGGCCAAAGCCTAGTCCTTTGGAAAAGTTATTTCATCAGACAATCCCGAAAAAGCTCTAGAGTGAAAGAACTTCATGTGGATGATTTTAcatccaaagaagaagaaaaggatcgCAATGataatattgagtttgtgtctaaTGAAGAACATGTCGTTGAAAATTATGGAAAAGTAGAATAAATTTgggatattttattagttgtataattttgaactcattttaaatttaatgttATTGTGTCGGAGTTATAGAATGTAAGTTATTATGTCATATGTTGATACCGTGGAATCTGCCTAGCAACGCCTAGTCCCCACCTAGGTGTCCCAGGCGCTAGGCATTGATTTGACGCCCGATTAGCatctagcgaattttagaaccttgcttTTCATTTTGGTTCATTTGTTGTTTTATCTGTATAGTTTTCATTGTAAACAAAGGAaatgatatataaataaataaatttgatgaaTTTCTTGGTTATCCTATTTATATGACTCCTAGGTCTCTTTTATTATTAGTGTCACCGAATGGGGTACCTCTTGGTGGAATTAtgccctcggggcgtgacaataagTTCATCATGAAATGTGGGATCTAAAAATAAACGTAATGATATTTTTTGGTTTATTATATTGACAATACAAGTCAAAGTTAATAAAAGAGACggtaaataatttaaatatatatattataaaaaaaaaagggaaacaaTTATGTTTATCAGGTTATCAAACAAGAGAGCAATTTCAGACAAAGTTGTATAGGTTGGAACCATTGAAATTGACTCgcaaacaaaagaataaacatgCAAGAATCAGACTAGCAACTGGGAACTATTACCTAAGAATTATAAAGGTAGGATAGAGAATTGCAGATGTCGTATTTATCACATGAAAAGCGATGGCCAGCTGCATACAATCACAATGATGGCAATAAGTGGTATAAACTATATAATGTAATGCACAATAAATAACTTGCAAGAAGGTAGTGGAGCAAAGGAAAGAACTTAAATCAATCAAATCCAAGGAATGGGAATCAAAGCATTGGCACCTAGAATACCTAAATCTGCTGACAATAGATCTAGGCTACAAAAACACTATCCAAGTGGTATCTAAGCATGCAAGAGCACAGCCCACTAACATCAAACATGTTCATATCTTTCACCAAAACATTTTGAAAAGTTATCCTCTTTTCTAAATAAACAAAAGCAAGAGATTTTACTTGCCAATGTAATATGCAGACACATGCAAAGAAGCTCTGCTATGCTCATGATGCAAGCATGCATCACCTGTAATGTTAAAGCACACATGCTCGTTCAATAGCAATTCCAAAAGTAGGGGAAACATCTTCTTATATGTCTCCACTTTGGCTAATAAAGCAAAAGACAACAATTAAGCTTGAAGAAAGCCAGTATTCTATTGCATTGATTAAAGATGCCTATTATAAGGGAATACATAAGGACTAATGACACATTTAAACCACAAAGCAGTGTAGGATTAAATCCACTGCACCAATAATCATATTGACTCATTCCCTCTCAAGTTAGAACATATATATATCCATATTCAACTTGTTCCATAAATTAGAAAACTCCTCAAGATCATTAACTAAGACCAtgattataaaaaagaaaaacaaacaaagcaagacTTTGAAAAATTGTCAACGAAGCATGGAGACAATAATCCCTCCAACCTTCGAATAGCACATTGACAGAGAGGATAGAGAGAGATAATGGACTCTAATACAAAAACCCTGAGTGGTAATATAGGTAAAACAACAAAGTGCGACTGACCATTGGATGGAAGACACGTATACAGGGTTTGTATAAATTGTAGTTGATCCGAGGAATCAATAGTCATTCCTAGAGCAACACAAAAGGGAAGAAAATACATGAACCGACCTCATCATCTCCATCCCGTAAGAACTATAAGATCAGCCCAAGGATGCCTTCGGCATCCAGGGGTCATGGACAACAGAATTAAAACAACAAAAAACAGCTGAACCCACCATTCTTACAGGATCACCCCAAAGACGCCTTCGGCATCCAGGGTTCACGGACAACAACATAATTAAAACAACAGAGAACAGCTGAACCCATCAATGTTAAGCGACACCTGGCAAGAGGCTCTGGGATGGGCACTCAGttttagaaactataaaagaCAATACCACCAACAAATTGAGGCTCTCTTGGAACACGTGCAAGGCATCAAGTTTTCTCTAGCTCACACTCTTCTACCTCACTTTGGAACGTAGCACACTTTTAACCTCTTTTCAACCAATGAGTCAACCCCAGTGTTTAGAATGGATGTATAAACTTGATGTGCATGTTTGCCCTTTATCCAGATAAAGGAATGAATATATGTTATGCTTGTTCTATGATGACGAACTACCCTCTAAAGAATGGTTTTTTAGTCGATTGTTTCAAGTAATTCAAAGAGAGAATAAGGAATGAGCCTTCAACTACCTTCAACATCCTTTAATGTAATGCATAATGTCACTTCCCAACTCCTTTCTTTCGGCTTACACCCCCTCTTAAGGCATTTCCTTGGCTCTACCGAGCTTACTCAAACTCTATAGTGTGTCTCTGTGGAAGCCTCTTTTTCCATTCAACAAACGAAGGAACCCAAGCTTCACCAACCATCATAACTCTTCATTTTTGTTGAATAACTAGGTTAAACTCCTAAACAACTTGAACCTCATTCGAATAAATCCAAATTCCAATCAAATTGACTTCTTCTAGTCATGTTCTCTATTGCAGTCGGGGCTGGCATATTGTAATCTGTCGAGAAAATACTACTATAAATTTGGCACAATTTGTGAGAAAATTGCAGCAAAAATTGAGTCAAAAGTGGAAATGGTTGGCCACAAAAAAGTTTGTTTGACACACCTATGAATTAGATTCCACAGGGAGTAGGGCAATGGTGTGGAGAAGAGACAACAACTTCTCCCATACTAATGAAAGATTTGTTCAAACCCACATCTTAGGTAGCGTAGTAATAATGAATAGGTACCCACGGGAAATAATGGATTCATAATTGTCAATGATGACCCGAATACTGAAAAATGCATTCTCGAGATTGGAGACAAACATTAAAGGTTAGAAAATCTGGGAACCAAGACTAGCATGAGCAAGATGATTATATATTTGCATTAGTGACTAGGTCATGAGAAGAGCAAAAGATGATAATAACGCATTTAACTAGTAGAATCTGTGAGACTCATGTCCTATATTAATCACCTTGCTCGTCCTCAAATCCTTAATGACAATAAAAATGACATTAAATGTTACAAGACAATTTAAGAATTTAACAAGTTTACGTATAATAAGCTCAATCAAAACTAAGGCAAGGATTGGTTAGTTTTTTAATGGATAATAAACAAGAATCTAAGAGGAAGATCAAGATCTATGAAATAAGTAGGTTATAAATACACCTACATGAACCACATAGATAACTAGTCGACATGAGACACTAGCAATAGCTTGAAATTAAACATAGCTCCACAGGAATTACATTTATGGAACTAAATCTAAAGTAGGTTGGGACTAATGGATCCTCTTGGGAAGCAATATTTGGCTGTCCATATAAGCTAATGTTAAAGGATAGTCGAGTGGGCAGTCATGGAGAGAGTAGCAAACATCCTTGACACATCTAAATCTCCTTCAAGGTGAATGCTTAGGCTTGCCTTCTCCGCCAATAAGCATTGCTAACAACCTCCAATACTATGAGGCAGATCAAATGGCAATTAAGCTACAAGAATGATCTATCTTGCGGGAATAGAGATAATAAGGATGTAGCAAAAGCCCGCAACATCCATATGTAAATATCCAACATGGGTGGAATGGAGGAGTTGCCTCATGACGGGCAATGTGAAAGAATATGATGGTGAAGAGTTTGTCAAAGTGGCATGATCTAAAAATGTCTCTGAAATCAATATGAAATGCTTGAAATTAGTGAATATGTAGTCATCTCAGTGCTTGAATGTCACAATCGCAAGAAATCatcaatcatatcatatgctCAAGAAAGGTTACCAACATGCAAGTCTCAATTCTAGTTTCCAATTCTATGTTCAAGTCTTATAGCAAGAGAAAAAGAATAGGATATACTCATGAGTTCATGAGACAAAATCAATCAATTACCAAAAGGAGTGTGGTTAACTAGGTATTAATCTTGTCCACAAGGCTTTTGTAGCCTCAAGAACTTAGCAAACTAGATAATGAGTTGATCTACCAGACCCTGAAGCAAATCTGGATTATGCGAGCCTGTAAAGCATAATTCTACTTTATCATCTTCTAAGTGATAACCAATACAGAGTTAAAAAGGCTTGGGAGATCAACGCTAGGAGACAATCGTGAAGTATCACAGAATCTAAAATTTAGGGATTGAAGGAAGTTGTCGATGAATGTACCAAAAACTAAAGACAGACGAGAAAGCAAGTCAATACACTGCAGTTGTTGTTCATATATAGGCAATAGCTAATAGTGCAGGCAACAGCAACTACAAGAGGAAGCAAATTTAGCAACGGTTATTGTGTGAACTCACAAGGGGAAGCAAATTTGCTTTCTACAAAAGCAAGGATAATTGCCATGCCAATCTAGGCTGGTACAAGAATCAAGCAATTATTTCCAAACTTGGACATGCAGACATTGAAATCACAAGCTACATGTGCATTGAAGGACCTTGTTTAAGAGGAGGTTATTCATCAGGGAAGGCTCGGCTCAGGATAGAGATGATATATCAGTCATAGATAGTTCTGATACCATGTTTCATTATTGTAACTTTACACTTTGCACCTTCAATATATGGTCATTACAATTAGATCCCTAACCAAGTTTTGGGCTAATTCAACTTGGCCCACAACATTCAATCAATAAATTTGTATGATTCTGCAAGTTGAAATTCCATTTTAACTAAATCATGGAAGTGGCTTTCAAAGACAAAGCCATTTTATCTACATTTGGAACTTGGAAGTGGCTTCAACAACAATAGGCTAGAGGTTTTTTTAATAAGATCTTGGAGATTTAAAAAACATACACTCAATGGTACTGCCAAATGCAAGCAACCAAAATTTTAGAATATGATTCTTATTGCATACAACTAATGGTATATGTCATCCAGCAATATAATGGAAAAGAAACATTCTAGTATAGTTCTATGCATAGGCAGGACGAAAATTTTGATGATTCAATCAATCCTTTAAGCATTAATCACATTTCCAATCAACTAATATGATTACTCTATTTGATAAACAATGTAAACCTTATAATTTGATCATGTTTTTCTAATCCATTAGGGTTATACATGGAGGACCTCGCGTcatttatcatttttaaaaaaaaatcaaaccatATAACTTAGTAAAATGATCAAAAAAaatttttgatttaaaaaatatactagTTGCTGATGATAAAATAAACACATCTCTGAGACAAAATTTGTAGTTCAGAAGTGATCCCATGCAAACACTCATTCATCCAAAATGAACTAGTAATTGGTGAAGATAATTGGATACATTGGAAGATAACCAACTTACTGGTTCAGATATAAGCTTTCTCCATGCCAGTTTTTCGATCAAGAATGCAGCAAGAGGGAAAAGGGACAGAGTAAAACTGGAAATTTGAATGTCAGATAAAACATAACTGTGCTAGGAATTAGCAGTTGAAACTGAAATTTTACCAACACATCAAAAGTGGCCAATCTCTCAATGATTTTGAACTGAACCAAAACCCAGCCTGAATAAGTAAACCATACTGCAAAAGGCAAACAGTGTCAACTGATCAGTGTACGTCATGCAGTGCACAAAAAAAATATGAAGAGCCACAACACAAAAACTATTCTGCTGAATTCTACTGGCATTTGAAACTACAAGAAGAGAGAGAGACAAACTTTTACATTCAAGTTGGGAAAAGGAGCAAGAAATAACCAACCTTCATCAAGTTCTCAATGATAAGCCTTCCATTGACTGCAATCAGCACTACTATACACAGGTTAAGAAGACCTGCATGGCTCTATAATGCAAAAGGAAATTAGTTAGAATAAATACTTATCACAAAAcagagaaaattaaagaaaacaaCAACATGTCTTCCTCTGCAAGTTGCCATGTAGACTATATCCATATGTCTGTCGGTTTGTAACAATCTCATAGTGAACAAACTTTTCAGCATACATTGTCTTCCATTGCGAAGTTGAAGCTTAGACTATATCCTTCTTATATGTattagtttataagaatcaattaCATAGCAAATGCACTATCCAGCAGCATGATGTTTGTATGTCTTACTCTTTGGCGCTTGATGTAATTGCATTGTCCAAGAGGCGAGTGAAGTTGCGCAGGTAGTTATTTGGGAACTCATGTTTAGATAGTTAAGGTGTTAGTTTCTAAGTAATGGAGTTGACAAGTCAAAATTGATGTATCTGGTTTCTTACAAGATGATTGTCCACAAGGGGAGTGGTGAGAGGGAAGTGAGTGTCCTCTAGGTAGTTATCTAGGAACTCATGTATGGATAATGGAGGTGTTAGTTTCTAAGTAATGGCATAGACAAGTCAAAATTAATGTAATTGGTTTCTGAATATAGGTACaccaaacaaagaaaagaaagcaagctttaaaatctttcaaagatCACAGTTATGCATCAACTTGAGATGTGTAAGAAATCATAGTATTATCAACTTAAAATATGGAATTCTCTTACACCAACACATGTTAGTGTTACGAGATCCTTTTGTTCTCTCCTTCACAATGAGCCTTATGTTGGGATCACAAGAACTTTGTGATGAGGTTGGTGATTGCTCTAGCACTGCTTGCTATAATTAGCAGGCTCAAACTACACAATTGTAGATGCAAATTTGGTGACTCTAAAATGTAAAATCGCCTCCACAAAATATAATGTAATGGAATCTTTGTCAATCATGGTAGAATAGCacaatcacaaaagaaaaaaTTGATAATGAGAACAATTTAGTATGGTTTGATGTAAGCATACTCCACGGAAAGAATTCATCTATATAATATGGGGAAAAAAGTAGTGAAAACTACACAAATCAATGTACAAAATCTTACAAAAATGCCTTCTTGATCCAAACTATTcaggaaaaacaaacaaaaatctcaatactAGTGCTCCTCGCCAAAAAAGCTCCcatgtgaaaaaaaaaagttctttTTTCAACTAACAATATGATATTTAGTATACTCCAAACACATCCAAAGACATCTCCTAAGATCTAGAATGCATCACTGGTGAAGAATTGTAGCCCTTCAGAAAACAATTGAAAAGTTACTAAAATCATGAGGAAAAAAAAAGTAGCAAAACATCCTACTTCAGCTTCCCAAGCAATTTGGGCcataattagaacaaatctagcCCAGTATTAGATCCTAAATGACTTTGAAACCTAGAGCAGGAGAATGGTGGGCCTGGGCAGCCATCTTGCTGAAGTCTTGCAGGTGGTGATGCGgactctggaatctggataggttAGTTTGCCCAATATATACATAACTAGAGTACTAGGGACGTATGTGCATGGAAGAACCCGTATaatcaaaatataataataacTAGAAGCTAAAATATTCCTCAAATGCGTCTTAAAGTAACATGATCTCGTTCATTATGTTTTTTTAACAAATGTTGGTCGATGTCAGTGACCACTGACTTGATCACATAGAAATGCAGAAAAGTAGTCTACCTGCTTGAAGATAGCATCCGAGCTCAATGGACTCTCCTTGATTCTTTGGTGAGCCGGAGCCGACGCCCGGTACAAGAACATGGCCCGGACCTCGCCATCGGATGCCGGAC from Zingiber officinale cultivar Zhangliang chromosome 6B, Zo_v1.1, whole genome shotgun sequence carries:
- the LOC121989375 gene encoding diacylglycerol O-acyltransferase 1-like; this encodes MAISLDQATPTVTRSATASSDLLRRRPTPTATPGVVAESPARSTSGGFFGEESSVESSSDGEVSHRVGGGDGPVDEVERTPMASNDKEHEDGIRRGKGPASDGEVRAMFLYRASAPAHQRIKESPLSSDAIFKQSHAGLLNLCIVVLIAVNGRLIIENLMKYGLLIQAGFWFSSKSLRDWPLLMCCFTLSLFPLAAFLIEKLAWRKLISEPLAIAFHVINTTSAILYPTFIILR